One part of the Bacteroidia bacterium genome encodes these proteins:
- a CDS encoding thiol-activated cytolysin family protein, with product MNLFKNAFYLFIIALFSIACGACEGGEPGPGGPQSFETVVASGGNFEAFTTSSDSTTLDSSVVMQGNEEWICVSKEYDFVQAGEQYFNFNPSSEIIWPGNILQGNSITESNPNPIVVDRGAGCVTIDLVNGSQGTQQCMDVVSQGNIIAALNSIIDQNNGIVPAQFTYTFEEVQSQQQMAFKMGVNYNSLSTDVKGKLSISSNQNMHSYLVTLTQNFYTMIFEKPTSYAKFFDENVTPADLQAYIGPGNPATYISSVTYGRKFFLLVESTSSRTDIKASIRATYDAGVSGGSLDAGARYVKDLESSNIKVFALGGDQGLALATFNGDMQAVGDFLTQGGDYRTGVPLSYVIRSMETHQDVAIKVATKYETVVCEPKIFDDNPPPFTAFWGDVMDSVGAATTTEWGTVILFNKAGTEYYEMDLTSLTSSGPFTLDDPNAPLKDHPFDAIGAAQLLSNGRLYFHDINGIFFTHINPDRTYGNTFPLSQWGNNNHPWDLQGIEAACEDVGDWNMHFKKDGTKYIYYHTRTGEIKPERNLNEFGIDGIPHDAVGAALKLELANRYWIFFDKTGTAYSIYKGGEGTIGLYRL from the coding sequence ATGAATCTTTTCAAGAACGCCTTTTATCTATTTATCATCGCTCTATTTTCCATTGCCTGTGGGGCATGTGAAGGAGGAGAACCCGGTCCTGGTGGTCCTCAAAGTTTTGAAACCGTAGTTGCTTCGGGAGGAAACTTTGAAGCTTTTACTACTTCATCTGATAGTACCACCCTCGATTCTTCTGTGGTCATGCAGGGAAATGAAGAATGGATTTGTGTAAGCAAGGAATACGACTTCGTTCAGGCAGGAGAACAATATTTCAACTTCAATCCAAGTTCGGAGATTATATGGCCCGGGAATATACTTCAGGGAAACTCCATTACCGAAAGCAATCCCAATCCCATCGTGGTTGACAGAGGAGCGGGCTGTGTAACCATCGATCTTGTCAACGGTTCCCAAGGCACCCAACAATGCATGGACGTTGTGAGTCAGGGCAACATCATCGCGGCACTCAACAGCATCATCGATCAAAATAATGGAATCGTTCCCGCTCAGTTCACCTACACCTTCGAAGAAGTTCAATCTCAACAACAGATGGCTTTCAAAATGGGTGTTAACTATAATTCCCTTTCCACCGATGTAAAAGGGAAATTGAGCATCAGCAGCAACCAGAATATGCATAGTTACCTGGTTACCCTGACCCAGAACTTCTATACCATGATTTTTGAGAAACCTACTTCTTATGCAAAGTTTTTTGATGAGAATGTAACACCTGCTGACTTACAAGCCTATATCGGTCCTGGCAATCCTGCTACCTATATTTCATCAGTTACTTATGGAAGAAAATTCTTCCTCCTGGTAGAGTCTACTTCTTCCAGAACTGATATAAAGGCTTCGATCAGAGCAACCTATGACGCTGGGGTAAGCGGCGGGAGCCTGGATGCAGGAGCTCGCTACGTAAAAGATCTTGAAAGCAGCAACATCAAAGTATTTGCTTTAGGTGGTGATCAGGGATTGGCCTTGGCTACTTTCAATGGAGACATGCAGGCAGTAGGAGATTTCCTTACCCAGGGAGGAGATTACAGAACGGGAGTACCGCTTTCTTATGTAATAAGAAGCATGGAAACCCATCAGGACGTAGCGATCAAAGTAGCTACCAAGTATGAAACTGTTGTATGTGAACCGAAAATCTTCGATGACAACCCTCCTCCTTTTACCGCTTTCTGGGGAGACGTAATGGACTCTGTTGGAGCAGCAACAACCACCGAATGGGGAACCGTAATCCTTTTCAATAAGGCAGGTACAGAGTACTACGAAATGGACTTAACCTCTTTAACTTCTAGTGGTCCTTTTACCCTCGATGATCCCAATGCACCGCTCAAAGATCATCCTTTCGATGCAATAGGAGCAGCACAACTTCTTTCAAATGGCAGGCTATATTTCCATGATATTAACGGAATATTCTTTACCCACATAAACCCTGATCGAACCTATGGAAATACCTTTCCATTAAGCCAATGGGGAAACAATAATCATCCCTGGGATTTGCAAGGCATAGAAGCAGCCTGTGAAGATGTAGGAGATTGGAATATGCATTTCAAAAAGGATGGGACGAAATATATCTATTACCATACCCGGACAGGTGAAATTAAACCAGAACGCAACCTGAACGAATTTGGTATTGATGGTATCCCACATGATGCTGTAGGGGCCGCATTGAAACTCGAACTTGCCAACCGATACTGGATTTTCTTTGACAAAACAGGAACAGCTTACAGTATTTATAAAGGCGGTGAAGGTACCATAGGATTATATCGATTGTAA
- a CDS encoding thiol-activated cytolysin family protein, whose product MTILKNAFYLSIIALISIACGACEGGEPGPGGPQSFETVVASGGSFEPFTTSSDSSTLDSSVVMQGNEEWICVTKEYDFVQAGEQYFNFNPSSEIIWPGNLLQGNSITESNPNPIVVDRGAGCVTIDLVNGSKGTQQCMDIVSQGNIIQALNSIIDQNNGILPAQFTYTFEEVQSQEQMAFKMGVNYNTLSTDVKGKLSISSNQNMHSYLVTLTQNFYTMIFEKPTSYSKFFGENVSPSDLAPYIGEGNPGTYISSVTYGRKFFLMVESTSSRLDIKASIKATYDAGVTGGSLSAGAKYVKDLESSNIKVFALGGDQGLALATFNGDMQAVGDFLTQGGDYRTGVPLSYVVRSLETHQDVAIKVATQYETVVCEPKIFDDNPPPFTAFWGDAIDSVGAASMTNWGTVVLFNMAGTAYYEMDIDNLSYSGPFSIKDPNAPLKVIPMDDVGAAQLFSNGNLYFHDKSGVFYSRLRTDGTHGAVTPLRLWGRDDHPWEFTGVGAACEDVTDRVLHFNKTGDQFTFYNYLQPFERIYGLWEFGIDNSLPLETVGAAVRLQFSDRYYILFDETGTNYAIYQSGGPAVIGYYQL is encoded by the coding sequence ATGACTATTTTAAAGAACGCCTTTTATCTATCTATCATAGCCCTTATAAGCATTGCTTGTGGAGCATGTGAAGGTGGCGAACCTGGACCCGGAGGTCCACAAAGTTTTGAAACTGTAGTTGCTTCTGGAGGAAGCTTTGAGCCATTCACAACCTCATCAGATAGCAGTACCCTCGACTCTTCCGTAGTCATGCAGGGAAATGAAGAGTGGATTTGCGTAACCAAAGAATATGATTTCGTACAGGCAGGAGAGCAGTACTTCAATTTCAATCCCAGTTCGGAGATCATTTGGCCCGGAAATTTACTGCAGGGAAACTCTATCACCGAGAGCAATCCAAATCCCATCGTAGTTGACAGAGGGGCAGGTTGCGTAACGATTGACCTGGTCAATGGCTCCAAAGGTACCCAGCAGTGTATGGATATCGTGAGTCAGGGAAATATCATCCAGGCACTCAATAGCATCATTGATCAGAATAATGGTATTCTACCCGCGCAGTTCACCTATACCTTTGAAGAGGTTCAGTCTCAGGAGCAGATGGCATTCAAAATGGGGGTAAACTACAATACACTTTCCACAGATGTAAAAGGAAAACTCAGCATCAGCAGCAATCAAAATATGCATAGTTACCTGGTGACGCTGACCCAGAATTTTTACACCATGATTTTTGAGAAACCTACCTCTTACTCAAAATTTTTCGGTGAGAATGTTAGTCCATCAGATCTTGCACCCTATATCGGCGAAGGTAATCCCGGCACCTATATTTCTTCTGTTACCTATGGAAGGAAGTTCTTTCTTATGGTAGAATCTACTTCTTCTCGTTTGGACATAAAAGCTTCCATCAAAGCCACCTATGATGCAGGTGTAACAGGCGGAAGTCTTTCAGCCGGAGCTAAATATGTAAAGGATTTGGAAAGTAGTAACATCAAAGTATTTGCTTTGGGTGGAGACCAGGGATTGGCTTTGGCAACCTTCAACGGAGATATGCAAGCCGTAGGTGATTTCCTTACCCAAGGAGGAGATTATAGAACCGGGGTTCCGCTTTCCTATGTTGTCAGAAGCCTGGAAACCCATCAGGATGTAGCTATAAAAGTAGCCACACAATATGAAACAGTCGTTTGTGAGCCTAAAATCTTTGATGACAATCCACCTCCTTTCACAGCATTCTGGGGAGATGCAATAGACTCTGTAGGTGCCGCCAGCATGACCAATTGGGGTACCGTAGTCCTCTTCAATATGGCAGGAACGGCATACTATGAAATGGACATTGACAATTTGAGCTATTCCGGTCCCTTTAGCATAAAAGATCCGAATGCCCCCTTGAAGGTTATCCCCATGGATGATGTTGGGGCCGCTCAATTATTCTCTAATGGAAATCTTTACTTCCATGATAAGTCCGGTGTATTTTATTCACGATTGAGAACTGATGGGACACATGGTGCCGTTACTCCTCTTAGGCTATGGGGAAGAGATGACCATCCCTGGGAATTTACCGGAGTCGGTGCTGCCTGTGAAGATGTAACGGATCGTGTCCTTCATTTTAACAAAACCGGTGATCAGTTTACTTTTTATAACTATCTCCAACCTTTTGAAAGAATCTATGGTCTATGGGAGTTTGGCATAGATAATTCCCTTCCCCTTGAGACAGTTGGAGCTGCGGTAAGACTTCAATTCTCAGACAGGTATTATATTTTATTTGACGAAACAGGTACGAACTATGCGATTTACCAAAGCGGCGGCCCCGCAGTAATTGGCTATTACCAACTCTAA
- a CDS encoding thiol-activated cytolysin family protein, with amino-acid sequence MNLQERIKILTVAFLVSCLFFSCEENGGGGDTPGPNTESIADLVASSGLPGSSSNLDVSRDTANPDFDIPNNWVCETIEVDAVGAVGDYRTYDPNSDVVWPGNLLQGASLTQATPEVIDVKRSGGTFTINLVNGSNSTQFSVDEVNQANVIEGINEIIAQNNGVLPANFTYDQKEVRSTEELALAMQVDAETLTNDFNAKISADTRTEYNSILVDFVQKYYTIIYISPNSEAEVFDESVSVDDLNPYMGNNNPPVYIKSVTYGRRYYLMITSKASATKMKASISNSYDAALANGSLEADATYVGDLEEVSIRVFAMGGDSQQAAATFSGDFNAVKQFLTEGGSINTGVPLSYKMESLALPHVDVGIGINSRFSVPYCQSVYSSAPPTYTHAWFGIFDNEGIGFATGVDQDLSNSILFNQSGTQYAEIRNNQVQGIYDLGASSDQGPLAGSPFTSAGAAQIWQDQIMLFSADGLQYALQRDNGSWSNVRNLSIWGPDGEHPFLQANAGGDAGVGAAYFASQVAITILGNRQETTVCYQFNKAGNRFVPYSVREISGSTVAFYGDVKTLDELADGNFPFPQVGAALRLSTNDDPLDFSTFLFNKAGTSFTILKNGNFSETYNIVTN; translated from the coding sequence ATGAACCTTCAAGAAAGAATTAAAATTTTAACTGTCGCTTTCCTTGTCAGTTGTCTATTTTTCTCTTGTGAGGAAAATGGCGGAGGCGGAGACACCCCCGGACCCAATACCGAAAGTATCGCCGATCTGGTAGCCAGTAGCGGCCTGCCCGGTTCTTCAAGTAATCTGGATGTATCACGTGATACCGCTAATCCCGATTTCGACATCCCTAATAATTGGGTATGTGAAACCATAGAAGTTGATGCCGTTGGAGCTGTGGGGGATTATCGTACCTACGATCCCAATTCAGATGTAGTCTGGCCCGGGAATCTTCTTCAGGGTGCTTCCCTGACCCAGGCCACCCCGGAGGTAATTGATGTAAAAAGATCGGGCGGTACTTTCACCATTAACCTGGTTAATGGAAGCAACAGTACCCAGTTTAGCGTAGATGAAGTAAATCAGGCCAATGTCATAGAGGGTATCAATGAAATCATTGCTCAGAATAATGGAGTTCTTCCTGCCAATTTCACTTATGACCAGAAAGAAGTCAGGTCAACAGAAGAACTTGCACTCGCTATGCAGGTAGACGCAGAAACACTCACCAATGACTTTAATGCAAAAATCTCAGCTGATACCCGGACGGAGTACAATAGTATTCTGGTGGATTTTGTGCAGAAATATTATACCATCATTTACATTAGTCCAAATAGCGAGGCGGAGGTTTTTGATGAATCTGTGAGTGTAGATGATCTAAATCCTTATATGGGGAATAACAATCCACCTGTTTACATCAAATCTGTTACTTACGGAAGACGCTATTATCTGATGATCACTTCCAAAGCCAGTGCAACAAAAATGAAGGCTTCGATTTCAAATTCTTACGATGCTGCCCTTGCAAATGGAAGTTTGGAAGCCGATGCAACCTACGTAGGAGACCTTGAAGAAGTAAGCATACGCGTATTCGCTATGGGAGGAGATTCTCAACAAGCAGCAGCTACCTTTAGCGGAGATTTCAATGCGGTAAAGCAATTCCTGACTGAAGGTGGCAGCATAAATACGGGCGTCCCGCTCTCCTATAAAATGGAATCATTGGCATTGCCGCATGTAGATGTAGGAATAGGAATCAATAGCAGATTCAGCGTTCCTTATTGTCAAAGCGTTTATTCGAGTGCGCCTCCGACTTATACCCATGCATGGTTCGGCATTTTCGACAATGAAGGCATAGGTTTCGCAACAGGAGTTGACCAAGACCTCAGTAATTCGATCCTCTTTAATCAATCCGGAACGCAATACGCCGAGATCAGAAATAACCAGGTTCAGGGCATCTATGACTTAGGAGCAAGTAGTGATCAGGGACCTCTTGCCGGCAGTCCATTTACTTCGGCCGGTGCTGCCCAAATCTGGCAGGATCAAATCATGCTGTTTTCTGCCGATGGGCTGCAATATGCCTTGCAGAGGGATAATGGAAGCTGGAGCAATGTGAGAAATCTCAGCATATGGGGCCCTGATGGTGAGCACCCCTTTCTTCAAGCTAATGCAGGTGGAGATGCAGGAGTAGGTGCAGCCTATTTTGCAAGCCAGGTAGCTATTACAATATTGGGCAACAGGCAGGAGACCACTGTTTGTTATCAATTCAATAAAGCAGGGAATCGTTTTGTACCCTATAGCGTAAGAGAGATAAGCGGATCAACTGTCGCTTTTTACGGGG